The sequence below is a genomic window from Halostella salina.
AGAATACTCGTCTTGTTCTATAACCAAGGCACCTTCTCCATCTGCCGCCGTTCCGCGTCCAGCGAGTACGCGCCGAGGTAGTGCTCCCGGAACGTGTCCCAGTCGGACCAGCCGCCCCACTCCATCACTAACCCCGGCTCGACGTCGTGCTCAACGAGCAGCGTCCCCCAGGTGCGCCGGAGGTCGTGCGGCCCGAGGTTGTTCCAGCCCACGTCCGACGTGGCCGCGTACCGGCGCTCGGCCGTCCGGTTCACCCACCGCTCGACGGTCCTGGTCGACTTGTCGACGAGCGGCACGTCCGCAGCTGCGTCGCGCACGTCGGCGTAGGCCTCGATCGTCGAGGCGAGCGACTGCGGGACCGGCGTCTCCCGGTACTTGTCGCCTTTCCCCTCCCACACCCGAACGCGCGCCCCGGCTGGCGTTTCGACCACGTCGGCGGGCGTCACGTCGACGATCTCCCCGACGCGCAACCCGCACCGCGCGCCGAGCCCCAGCGCGATCCGCTGCTGGGTGCCGTCGGCGTCGCCGAGGAACTCCTCGACCTGCTGCTCGGTGAGCCACACTTTCTTCCCCTCCCGACTGTCGTAGTTCTCCATCTTCATGACGACAGTCCGTTATAGACCGGGGTGGATCCTAGTTTTTTCGGTGGGGTTTCGGGGTGATCGTGTCGGAGACTGCGGCATTCTCCGACAGTCAGTACTGGATGAGTGGTCGCTCAGATGCCATATTAACCAGAAATCCGATATTCAGCTCCTCGAATCAGACATGCTACTCATTGAATATTCTCACCTGATGGTTATTTGGCATTTGAGCTAAACCAACTATAGGTATGAGCCCACGGAAAGTATTGGGAGGGGCTGTTCCTCAGGAAATGGAGCCCACTATCAAAGAAGCAGAAAAGAAGGGGATGGAACGTCTCGGGTGGGCACAAAGTAATGACTGGAAGGATTCAGTTCATACTGACGATGTCCCCGATTGGATTGAGGTACCTAATCGATTCGGTTTGAGTGGCAGCCGTGGGGAATATTCGAAGATTGATGGGG
It includes:
- a CDS encoding tyrosine-type recombinase/integrase, coding for MKMENYDSREGKKVWLTEQQVEEFLGDADGTQQRIALGLGARCGLRVGEIVDVTPADVVETPAGARVRVWEGKGDKYRETPVPQSLASTIEAYADVRDAAADVPLVDKSTRTVERWVNRTAERRYAATSDVGWNNLGPHDLRRTWGTLLVEHDVEPGLVMEWGGWSDWDTFREHYLGAYSLDAERRQMEKVPWL
- a CDS encoding Rcat domain-containing protein, whose translation is MSPRKVLGGAVPQEMEPTIKEAEKKGMERLGWAQSNDWKDSVHTDDVPDWIEVPNRFGLSGSRGEYSKIDGDSWVYWLISNGGSRALVYRQLKSDYYETTPKKGTCPNCQSYIKRYDGDDYLTCHRCGWQYKPLKERIKNLF